In Bacillales bacterium, a single window of DNA contains:
- a CDS encoding YceD family protein: protein MKWTLQQLEAEKETGLSFEETVDVSDLREADPEIREISPVQVTGHAWFEDRKIIFALQIFGKMVLPSSKTLEDVDYPIHLQATEVFRLDSGVEEDGEEEILHDIEHDTVDLLPFVKEAILADKPIRVANEDEKPLASGNGWTLVSESERQNRVDPRLAKLAEFLEENND from the coding sequence ATGAAATGGACCTTGCAACAATTGGAGGCTGAAAAGGAAACCGGACTGTCGTTTGAAGAGACCGTTGACGTCTCGGATCTGAGAGAAGCGGATCCGGAAATTCGTGAGATTTCTCCGGTTCAGGTGACCGGGCATGCTTGGTTCGAGGATCGCAAAATCATTTTTGCGCTTCAGATTTTCGGGAAGATGGTGTTGCCAAGCTCAAAGACGCTTGAAGACGTCGATTATCCGATTCATCTGCAAGCGACGGAAGTGTTTCGACTCGATTCCGGCGTGGAAGAAGACGGGGAAGAAGAAATTCTTCACGACATTGAGCATGATACGGTAGATCTGCTTCCGTTCGTCAAAGAAGCGATTTTGGCAGACAAACCGATACGGGTCGCAAACGAGGATGAAAAGCCGTTGGCTTCCGGAAACGGATGGACGCTCGTTTCCGAATCCGAACGGCAAAACCGTGTCGATCCGAGATTGGCAAAACTGGCCGAATTCCTGGAAGAAAACAATGATTAG
- the rsmD gene encoding 16S rRNA (guanine(966)-N(2))-methyltransferase RsmD: MRVIAGVCKGRPLKAVPGKKTRPTTDKVKESIFNRIGPYFDGGSGLDLYSGSGGLGIEALSRGIDEMIFVDRDPKAIAVVKENVERCGFQDKSEIYRNAAKTALKAIVKRGLKFRVIFLDPPYMRQNLVEELEQIDRDRLSEPDGLIVVEHHESVRLNRTYGELKLDRSETYGGTTVVSVYRNAANE; the protein is encoded by the coding sequence ATGAGAGTCATCGCCGGGGTTTGCAAAGGCCGACCGTTAAAGGCGGTTCCGGGAAAGAAGACGCGGCCGACGACAGACAAAGTGAAAGAATCGATTTTTAACAGGATCGGCCCTTATTTCGACGGGGGAAGCGGGCTTGATTTGTACAGTGGAAGCGGCGGCTTGGGCATTGAGGCGTTGAGCCGCGGCATCGACGAAATGATCTTTGTCGACCGCGATCCGAAAGCAATCGCAGTCGTGAAGGAGAATGTGGAGCGCTGCGGTTTCCAGGACAAAAGCGAAATTTATCGAAACGCGGCGAAGACGGCGCTGAAAGCGATTGTAAAACGAGGCTTGAAGTTCCGCGTCATCTTTTTGGACCCTCCGTACATGAGGCAAAACCTTGTCGAAGAGTTGGAACAGATTGATCGCGACCGTTTGTCAGAACCGGACGGATTGATCGTCGTCGAGCATCACGAAAGCGTTCGACTGAACCGTACATATGGGGAGCTCAAGCTTGATCGATCGGAAACGTACGGCGGGACGACAGTCGTTTCCGTTTACAGAAATGCGGCCAATGAGTGA
- the ylbJ gene encoding sporulation integral membrane protein YlbJ, with amino-acid sequence MTTCALTIAASLMIFPKAAYEASLRGLEMWWDVVFPSLLPFFIMSELLIGFGVVHLLGAVFEPFMRPLFRVPGAGGFVWAMGIASGYPAGAKLTARLRQEGQLTKLEAERLASFTNFSNPLFMFGAVAVGFFHNASLGLILAASHYLGNFCVGLVMRFYGKGEERVYAFKGYRKASIRKAIDLIHHERQRDRRPLGKLLGDAVSSSVSTLLTIGGFVILFSVINRVFELLHITDGLAAIVSFILNQLHIPPELSHALVSGLFEITLGAQTASQTDTFLFYQIMVTSFILAFCGFSVQAQVASILADTDIRFKPFFLARGLHGIFASLFTLILWNPLFVERTAGKSTVTVDTFETKTAFPVLQSAWEHLLHYGALVSFVALLAYMAITIGKMKKNPLT; translated from the coding sequence ATGACAACATGCGCACTCACCATCGCCGCTTCCTTGATGATTTTTCCGAAGGCAGCTTACGAAGCATCATTGCGTGGATTGGAGATGTGGTGGGACGTTGTGTTTCCATCCTTGTTGCCCTTTTTCATCATGTCCGAATTGTTGATCGGCTTCGGCGTCGTACATTTGCTTGGGGCCGTCTTCGAGCCGTTCATGCGCCCTTTGTTTCGTGTGCCTGGTGCCGGCGGATTCGTGTGGGCGATGGGAATTGCCTCCGGCTACCCCGCCGGTGCGAAACTGACCGCCCGCTTGCGTCAGGAAGGCCAGCTGACGAAACTTGAAGCAGAAAGACTCGCCTCTTTCACGAACTTCTCCAATCCTTTATTTATGTTCGGAGCTGTCGCGGTCGGTTTTTTTCATAATGCCTCACTCGGTCTTATTCTCGCGGCGAGCCATTATCTCGGAAACTTTTGCGTCGGCCTCGTCATGCGTTTTTACGGAAAAGGCGAAGAACGCGTCTATGCCTTCAAGGGATATCGCAAAGCTTCGATCCGAAAAGCGATCGATCTCATCCATCATGAACGCCAACGCGATCGCCGCCCGCTCGGTAAGCTGTTGGGCGACGCCGTTTCTTCATCGGTCTCGACTTTGTTGACGATCGGTGGATTCGTTATTCTATTTTCCGTCATCAATCGAGTGTTTGAACTTTTACACATTACCGACGGCCTGGCAGCGATCGTTTCGTTCATTTTGAACCAACTGCACATTCCTCCCGAATTAAGTCATGCGCTCGTTTCCGGCTTGTTTGAGATTACGCTCGGCGCCCAAACGGCGAGCCAAACCGATACGTTTCTGTTTTACCAAATCATGGTCACTAGTTTCATTCTCGCTTTTTGCGGGTTTTCCGTACAGGCGCAAGTCGCCAGCATTCTCGCCGACACCGATATTCGGTTCAAACCTTTTTTCCTTGCAAGAGGATTGCACGGAATTTTTGCGTCCTTATTTACGCTTATCCTTTGGAATCCACTATTTGTCGAACGCACGGCGGGAAAATCGACCGTTACCGTCGATACATTCGAAACGAAAACCGCATTCCCGGTTTTGCAATCGGCGTGGGAACACTTGCTTCATTACGGCGCCTTGGTTTCGTTCGTTGCTCTATTAGCGTATATGGCGATCACAATCGGAAAGATGAAAAAAAATCCCCTGACATAA
- a CDS encoding patatin-like phospholipase family protein: protein MRPKVGLALGSGGAKGFAHVGVLKVLEEANIPIDYIAGSSMGALTAALYGAGHNVESLFKMATTFRRKYYLDFIVPKMGFIAGEKVTELLKVITFGKRIEQLTPKTAIIATDLIAGERVVFTEGSAAEAVRASISIPGIVVPAKIDGKLLVDGGVIDRVPVSAAKQMGADVVIAVDVSSFKGSSEVHSIFDVIMQTIDIMQEEMVRLHEMEADVMIKPPLGSYNSRTFTNVAEMIKLGEEEARKHLPEIEAALSKRRI from the coding sequence GTGAGACCGAAAGTTGGTTTGGCGCTCGGATCGGGCGGCGCCAAAGGGTTTGCCCATGTCGGGGTGTTGAAGGTGCTTGAGGAAGCCAACATTCCGATCGATTATATTGCCGGCAGCAGTATGGGAGCGTTGACGGCGGCATTGTACGGGGCAGGACACAACGTGGAAAGCCTGTTTAAAATGGCGACGACGTTTCGGCGCAAATATTACCTCGATTTCATTGTACCGAAGATGGGGTTTATCGCTGGCGAGAAAGTGACGGAACTGTTGAAAGTGATTACTTTCGGAAAAAGAATCGAACAGTTGACGCCGAAGACGGCGATCATTGCGACGGATTTGATCGCGGGTGAACGAGTGGTGTTTACGGAAGGTTCTGCCGCGGAAGCGGTGCGGGCAAGCATTTCGATTCCCGGCATTGTCGTTCCAGCGAAAATTGACGGAAAACTGCTCGTGGACGGCGGAGTGATCGATCGTGTTCCCGTTTCCGCAGCGAAACAGATGGGCGCCGATGTCGTGATTGCCGTGGATGTCTCCTCTTTTAAAGGATCTTCAGAAGTTCATTCGATTTTCGACGTAATCATGCAGACCATCGACATTATGCAAGAGGAAATGGTTCGCCTGCATGAAATGGAGGCGGACGTCATGATAAAGCCGCCGTTAGGTTCTTATAATTCTCGTACATTTACGAACGTCGCGGAAATGATTAAACTTGGGGAAGAAGAAGCGAGGAAACATTTACCTGAAATCGAAGCCGCACTTTCGAAACGGAGGATATGA
- a CDS encoding nucleotidyltransferase, giving the protein MKAVGVIVEYNPFHNGHYYHLQQSVQKSDANVVIAVMSGSFLQRGEPALVSKWQRTKMALAGGVDVVVELPYAFSTGKAEIFANGAISLLTELGADIVSFGSENGSIEPFETTIEFLDNHEQAYNETLKTYLAEGCSYPKAASLAFQKLTPDHSQLVDLSKPNNILGFHYVKAIKDQNSPIRPQTIARTGADYHDRELGMRPIASATGIRTAIVEEGKPLESVKRFVPDFTYQILEEFRNRHRHFNSWEQLFPYLKFRLLTSRPHELAALYEAEEGLEHRLQSHSKQAETFDEFMNRVKTKRYTWTRLQRFCVHLLTATTKTDMENIINKPRATYIRLLGMSDKGRDYLNAIKKDLRIPLVSTVSRFENPLLELDIRASDCYALGYSGAAQTELLAAEYATPPIQWTPTS; this is encoded by the coding sequence ATGAAGGCTGTCGGTGTCATCGTGGAATACAACCCTTTTCACAATGGACATTATTATCATTTGCAACAATCGGTGCAAAAATCCGACGCGAATGTCGTCATCGCTGTCATGAGCGGTTCTTTCTTGCAGCGCGGCGAACCGGCGCTCGTATCAAAATGGCAGCGAACGAAAATGGCGTTGGCCGGCGGAGTCGATGTGGTCGTCGAATTACCTTATGCGTTTTCCACCGGGAAAGCGGAAATCTTTGCAAACGGCGCGATATCCTTATTGACCGAACTCGGTGCCGACATCGTCAGTTTCGGCAGTGAAAACGGTTCAATCGAACCGTTTGAAACAACGATCGAATTTCTCGACAACCATGAACAGGCCTATAACGAAACGTTGAAAACCTATCTTGCCGAAGGCTGCAGCTACCCGAAAGCTGCATCGCTTGCCTTCCAGAAGCTCACACCGGATCATTCGCAACTCGTAGATTTGTCAAAACCGAACAACATTCTCGGATTTCATTACGTTAAGGCAATCAAAGACCAAAACAGCCCGATTCGGCCGCAAACAATCGCGAGAACCGGTGCCGATTACCATGACCGTGAACTCGGCATGCGACCGATTGCCAGCGCAACGGGAATTCGCACAGCCATCGTCGAAGAAGGCAAACCGCTCGAATCGGTGAAGCGGTTCGTTCCCGATTTCACTTATCAGATATTAGAAGAATTCCGAAACCGGCATCGCCATTTCAACAGTTGGGAGCAGTTGTTTCCGTACTTGAAATTCCGTTTGTTGACGAGCCGCCCGCATGAGCTTGCCGCTCTTTACGAGGCGGAAGAAGGATTGGAACATCGATTGCAGTCGCACAGTAAACAAGCCGAAACGTTCGACGAGTTCATGAACCGAGTGAAAACGAAACGATACACGTGGACGCGATTGCAGCGGTTTTGCGTGCATCTATTGACGGCAACGACGAAAACGGACATGGAGAACATCATCAACAAGCCGCGGGCGACATACATCCGACTGCTCGGCATGTCCGATAAAGGACGCGATTATTTGAACGCGATCAAGAAAGACTTGCGAATTCCGCTTGTCTCGACAGTGTCCCGCTTCGAAAACCCGCTTCTCGAGCTCGACATACGCGCCTCCGATTGTTATGCACTCGGGTACAGCGGTGCGGCGCAAACGGAACTGTTGGCGGCCGAGTACGCCACACCTCCGATTCAATGGACACCGACTTCGTAA
- a CDS encoding cytochrome c oxidase assembly protein, with amino-acid sequence MNNVKPSLTLYSFNDMWHPALLLLLILIAVCYVFVTGRWRGRFPNSTPATRSQQFYFFSGLFLYYAVQGSPWKVVGEYLFSAHMITMTISYLCVPPLILLGIPKWFWKPVLNMPVMYKILKTFTKPFFAVVFFNALFSFVHLPLVFNYIMSHMYWMPVTNGVLLLTGFFMWWPVITPLPEMRQLSYLMKMGYLFADGMLLTPACALLAFSNHMAYDAYSNVPQLVWFMTPEWDQQAAGVFMKVIQEITYGIALCIVIYKWITTERKRGVKEDPYTTSAMGRTMRTMPSTGKK; translated from the coding sequence ATGAACAACGTGAAACCTTCTTTAACCTTATATTCTTTCAACGATATGTGGCATCCAGCGCTTTTATTGCTGTTGATCTTGATTGCCGTTTGTTACGTGTTCGTTACTGGGCGTTGGCGCGGCCGTTTTCCGAACAGCACACCGGCGACTCGTTCCCAACAATTTTATTTCTTTTCCGGTTTGTTTCTTTACTATGCCGTCCAAGGCAGTCCTTGGAAAGTCGTCGGCGAGTATTTGTTCAGCGCTCACATGATTACGATGACAATTTCTTACTTATGCGTGCCGCCGTTAATTTTGCTCGGTATTCCTAAATGGTTTTGGAAGCCCGTGCTGAACATGCCGGTCATGTATAAAATTTTAAAGACATTCACGAAGCCTTTTTTCGCCGTCGTATTTTTCAATGCGCTGTTCTCGTTCGTTCATCTGCCGCTCGTGTTCAACTACATCATGAGCCATATGTATTGGATGCCGGTCACGAACGGCGTTTTGCTCCTCACCGGATTTTTCATGTGGTGGCCGGTGATTACACCGCTTCCAGAAATGCGGCAGCTTTCTTACTTAATGAAAATGGGGTATTTGTTTGCCGACGGCATGTTGCTGACGCCGGCTTGTGCGTTGCTTGCTTTTTCCAACCATATGGCTTACGACGCTTATTCGAACGTTCCGCAATTGGTTTGGTTCATGACGCCGGAATGGGACCAGCAAGCGGCCGGCGTTTTTATGAAGGTCATTCAGGAGATCACCTACGGCATTGCGTTGTGCATTGTCATTTATAAGTGGATCACGACAGAGCGGAAGAGAGGCGTCAAGGAAGATCCGTATACGACTTCGGCGATGGGCAGAACGATGAGAACGATGCCGAGCACAGGCAAGAAGTAA
- a CDS encoding CAP domain-containing protein yields MGIIRKFSVSAGILVLFLVFLYNEAPLSVLDGTFGTEDRKTDEPSVPVPVMKQGLAQWIGKSGAQVENTFGKPSRIDPSAYGYDWWVYDQYERGYLQIGVADSKVVTVFALGKNLDIAPLHIGEARNQAISSFSMQSTVTIRYDGGSYRFRLKKSDLEARPLVKVGNDYAILYFDTFTDRLQGIRYMNAETTIRLQPYSVTYRGHIRKPKIESRKQWRPIEEGEERQIAAVSNRLRQRYGLSTLKWHDGAARAAYLHSKDMAVNDYFAHVSPTEGDLGDRLHEAGVRYVLAGENIAAGYVDGLAAVYGWLNSEGHRENLFRHSFTAIGVGVYEKYYTQDFVTPF; encoded by the coding sequence GTGGGAATCATACGCAAGTTTTCTGTATCCGCAGGCATCCTCGTGCTTTTTCTCGTTTTTTTGTACAACGAAGCTCCGTTGTCCGTATTAGACGGCACTTTCGGGACAGAAGACCGTAAAACCGATGAACCGAGTGTTCCTGTTCCTGTAATGAAACAAGGCCTCGCACAGTGGATCGGAAAGAGCGGGGCACAAGTGGAAAATACTTTCGGCAAGCCGTCCCGCATCGATCCTTCAGCTTATGGTTATGATTGGTGGGTGTATGATCAATACGAACGTGGTTACTTGCAGATCGGAGTCGCCGACAGTAAAGTGGTAACCGTGTTTGCACTCGGTAAAAACCTCGACATCGCTCCGTTGCACATCGGAGAAGCCAGAAATCAAGCCATTTCTTCGTTTTCTATGCAATCAACTGTCACCATCCGCTATGACGGCGGTTCCTATCGGTTTAGATTGAAGAAAAGCGACTTGGAGGCCCGTCCGCTTGTCAAGGTGGGAAATGACTATGCGATTCTTTATTTTGATACGTTCACGGATCGCCTGCAAGGCATTCGTTACATGAACGCAGAAACGACCATTCGCTTGCAACCGTACTCGGTTACGTATCGCGGACACATCCGGAAACCGAAAATCGAATCGCGCAAACAATGGCGTCCGATTGAAGAAGGAGAAGAGCGGCAAATCGCTGCCGTCAGCAATCGGCTTCGGCAACGTTACGGCCTTTCAACCCTTAAATGGCATGACGGTGCTGCTCGTGCCGCTTATTTGCACAGCAAGGATATGGCAGTCAACGATTATTTCGCTCATGTATCTCCAACGGAAGGCGATCTCGGCGACCGGCTGCACGAAGCCGGCGTTCGCTATGTTCTTGCCGGTGAAAACATTGCTGCAGGTTATGTCGACGGGTTGGCGGCTGTATACGGATGGTTGAACAGTGAGGGACACCGGGAAAACTTGTTTCGCCATTCGTTTACCGCCATCGGAGTCGGCGTTTACGAAAAATATTATACGCAAGATTTCGTAACCCCATTTTAA
- a CDS encoding PepSY domain-containing protein has translation MRKSLASMCIVLCTLSLMSTTVHAESRLNRSEVLEIAHETVNGTVKNIRKTHFRGSDVYEVAMRKGSRLIVVMIDPRSKKVVCLKKLPKRTIMKKEVDR, from the coding sequence ATGAGAAAATCGCTGGCGTCGATGTGCATCGTCCTTTGCACGCTTAGTCTAATGTCGACGACCGTTCATGCCGAATCAAGGCTGAACAGAAGTGAAGTTCTTGAAATCGCGCACGAAACCGTAAACGGAACGGTCAAAAACATCCGGAAAACTCATTTTCGCGGCAGTGACGTTTACGAAGTGGCCATGAGGAAAGGCAGCCGATTGATCGTCGTCATGATTGATCCAAGGAGCAAAAAGGTGGTTTGTTTAAAAAAATTGCCGAAGCGCACAATCATGAAGAAAGAGGTAGACCGGTAA
- a CDS encoding DUF2129 domain-containing protein: MFKERVGLIVWIRSLKPSRSLRKYGNVHYVSKRLKYAVLYCDADNCEQTAERLNALPYVKDVQLSQRPFLKTEFEQPSSDKAKEYDYKLKI; the protein is encoded by the coding sequence ATGTTTAAGGAGCGAGTCGGATTAATCGTTTGGATCCGTTCATTAAAGCCGTCAAGATCGCTGCGGAAGTACGGAAATGTTCATTACGTTTCGAAACGTCTGAAATATGCCGTGCTCTACTGCGATGCCGACAATTGCGAACAAACCGCAGAGCGTTTGAACGCGCTTCCTTATGTGAAGGACGTCCAACTCTCGCAGCGTCCGTTTTTGAAAACGGAATTTGAGCAACCGAGTTCAGACAAAGCGAAAGAATATGATTACAAGTTGAAAATTTGA
- the coaD gene encoding pantetheine-phosphate adenylyltransferase, whose amino-acid sequence MDRIAVCPGSFDPVTYGHLDIIKRGAKVFDRVYVAVLNNRNKHPLFSVNERVGLLEQVTNEFDNVSVESFNGLLVEYAKSKKANVILRGLRAISDFEYEMQITSMNKILNEDIDTFFMMTNSQYSFLSSSIVKEIAKYHAPVSELVPGPVEKALREKFQA is encoded by the coding sequence ATGGACAGAATTGCCGTGTGCCCGGGGAGTTTTGATCCGGTCACGTATGGTCATTTGGATATTATTAAGCGAGGAGCGAAAGTGTTTGACCGCGTGTATGTCGCCGTCTTGAATAATCGGAACAAACACCCGTTGTTTTCCGTGAATGAAAGAGTCGGCTTGCTCGAGCAGGTAACCAACGAATTCGACAATGTTTCGGTCGAATCGTTCAACGGACTTTTGGTTGAATATGCGAAATCGAAAAAAGCGAACGTCATTTTGCGCGGACTGCGGGCCATTTCCGATTTTGAATACGAGATGCAAATTACATCGATGAATAAGATTTTGAACGAGGACATTGACACTTTTTTTATGATGACGAACAGTCAATATTCATTTCTCAGTTCCAGCATCGTTAAAGAAATCGCTAAATATCACGCACCGGTGTCGGAACTCGTGCCGGGACCGGTTGAAAAGGCGCTCCGCGAAAAGTTCCAAGCATGA
- a CDS encoding SepM family pheromone-processing serine protease — translation MMDGRKKTFGYLGFVIVMALVVFSIFYRLPYEVMKPGSAHNLDPVIDVEGEHEYKHGQFLFMTVRLVQPNIYQYALAKVLKYHELIPMDRLLQKGESQQEYETYQLHLMDTSQFAATYIAYKHAGKRPEIHHKGLIVIRVIDGMPAAKKLKPGDLIVAAEGKEIHTYKDLSSVMKGKTKGDKVSLTVKRNGNKKTLTVAIGKFPDRIINQDPDGTKYGIGIMQVPNLELKVKPNIHFHTENIGGPSGGLMFTLGIFNRLTEKNWTKGYKIAGTGTMNMKGEVGPIGGIKEKVVAADEQNVEIFFAPAKDNNYRNAAETAKDIGTDMKIVKVDTFEDALDYLKKLQPKAGSEQEKSKAS, via the coding sequence ATGATGGATGGGAGAAAGAAAACGTTCGGTTATCTAGGGTTCGTGATTGTTATGGCGCTCGTGGTTTTTTCAATTTTTTACCGTTTACCGTACGAAGTGATGAAACCGGGTAGTGCTCATAACCTCGATCCAGTCATTGACGTAGAAGGAGAACATGAATATAAACACGGTCAATTTTTGTTCATGACGGTTCGGCTTGTTCAACCGAATATCTATCAATATGCACTTGCCAAAGTATTGAAATACCATGAACTCATTCCAATGGATCGGTTGCTGCAAAAAGGTGAGTCGCAGCAAGAATACGAAACGTATCAGCTCCATTTGATGGACACATCCCAGTTCGCAGCGACGTATATTGCCTACAAACATGCCGGAAAACGTCCGGAAATTCATCATAAAGGATTGATCGTCATCCGAGTCATCGATGGGATGCCGGCGGCGAAAAAGTTGAAACCAGGTGATTTGATCGTGGCTGCCGAAGGAAAGGAAATTCATACGTACAAAGATCTTTCTTCGGTTATGAAGGGGAAAACAAAAGGGGACAAAGTGTCGCTGACGGTAAAACGGAACGGAAACAAGAAAACGTTGACCGTGGCCATCGGGAAATTTCCGGATCGCATTATAAATCAAGATCCCGACGGCACGAAATACGGCATTGGGATCATGCAAGTTCCGAACCTTGAGTTAAAGGTAAAGCCGAACATTCATTTTCATACAGAGAACATTGGCGGTCCGTCCGGCGGTTTAATGTTTACGCTCGGCATCTTTAATCGGTTAACGGAAAAAAACTGGACGAAAGGGTATAAAATCGCAGGAACGGGCACGATGAACATGAAAGGTGAAGTCGGTCCGATCGGAGGCATTAAAGAAAAAGTCGTCGCTGCCGACGAACAAAACGTGGAAATTTTCTTCGCGCCGGCCAAAGACAACAATTACCGGAACGCGGCGGAAACGGCGAAGGACATTGGAACGGATATGAAAATTGTCAAAGTAGACACGTTTGAAGACGCGCTTGATTATTTGAAAAAGCTGCAGCCGAAAGCCGGCAGCGAGCAGGAAAAAAGCAAAGCGTCGTAA
- the rpmF gene encoding 50S ribosomal protein L32, with protein sequence MAVPKRRTSTTRKKKRRTHYKLSVPGMVKCDNCGEYKLSHRVCPECGNYNGKNVVDK encoded by the coding sequence ATGGCAGTGCCGAAGAGAAGAACATCCACCACTCGCAAGAAAAAGCGCCGCACGCATTACAAATTGAGCGTGCCGGGCATGGTGAAATGCGACAATTGCGGAGAATATAAACTTTCACACCGTGTTTGCCCGGAATGTGGAAACTATAACGGGAAAAACGTCGTAGACAAGTAA
- a CDS encoding YlbD family protein has protein sequence MASEKLEKFKTFVRKHPKLAEEVRNENRTWQQIYEEWVIFGEDHEIWDPYLPEKRNEPRTREQANKLADVMSVIKKIDFNDLQHYIDEFSGVLTNVQKVMESFQGGNGGAASQSDTNTGGSSDARGQQPYPYGPYPPPQGPYQPFPYHQPR, from the coding sequence ATGGCTTCCGAGAAGCTTGAGAAATTCAAGACGTTCGTGCGTAAACATCCGAAACTCGCTGAAGAAGTACGCAACGAAAATCGAACGTGGCAGCAAATTTACGAAGAATGGGTCATATTCGGGGAAGATCACGAAATTTGGGATCCGTATTTGCCGGAAAAGCGTAACGAGCCGAGGACGCGTGAACAGGCAAATAAACTTGCCGACGTCATGTCAGTGATCAAGAAGATCGACTTCAACGATTTGCAACATTACATCGACGAATTTAGCGGCGTATTAACAAACGTACAGAAAGTGATGGAATCATTCCAGGGAGGTAACGGAGGGGCAGCCTCGCAATCCGACACAAATACCGGGGGATCGTCCGACGCCCGCGGGCAGCAACCGTATCCTTACGGACCGTATCCGCCCCCTCAAGGACCGTATCAACCTTTTCCGTACCATCAACCTCGATAG
- a CDS encoding YugN family protein, which translates to MNFDKAGIQGQVVRFSDLEHIMHSLEMIRGGQWDWDRVTYDHKFENRDTGDIYYLRVQGVAVKGEIEQSHAEVKLLTPILGHHYYPHGIEYDEEFPEVLVRKCNEKLSQLKELLDDVELREAKPLQVEDVTDKLFHISGVENITNLHVWKDGGEPVMSCHLMIGNDSDPDTVLQAAEEVLKNELGFRQTTLQIDR; encoded by the coding sequence ATGAATTTTGACAAGGCAGGCATTCAAGGACAAGTAGTACGGTTCTCCGACTTGGAGCATATCATGCACTCGTTGGAAATGATTCGCGGAGGACAATGGGACTGGGATCGCGTTACCTACGATCATAAATTCGAAAACCGCGATACCGGAGACATCTATTATTTACGCGTACAAGGGGTTGCCGTGAAGGGCGAAATCGAACAATCCCACGCGGAAGTCAAGCTGTTAACGCCGATCTTGGGACATCATTATTATCCGCACGGCATTGAATATGACGAAGAATTTCCTGAAGTATTGGTAAGAAAATGCAATGAAAAACTATCCCAGTTGAAAGAGTTGCTCGACGATGTTGAACTTCGCGAGGCCAAGCCGTTGCAAGTCGAGGACGTGACGGATAAATTGTTCCACATTTCCGGGGTAGAGAACATCACGAACCTTCATGTTTGGAAAGACGGCGGGGAACCAGTGATGAGCTGTCACTTGATGATCGGAAATGACAGCGATCCAGACACCGTATTGCAAGCAGCGGAAGAGGTATTGAAAAACGAGCTCGGATTCCGGCAGACGACATTGCAAATCGACCGGTAA
- a CDS encoding YlbF family regulator, translated as MIATIEDYALLEEADALAGMIARSETADHYRACKNKLREDEEAGRLIERFAKMKAKYEEVQRFGKYHPEFDSVTKQVREVKRELDMNEVVAAFKKAEEELEALCNELSQIIAFAVSPKIKVPTGNPFFDNMRCSGGCGAGGKCNCR; from the coding sequence GTGATCGCCACCATTGAAGATTATGCATTGCTTGAAGAAGCCGATGCTCTTGCCGGGATGATCGCGCGTTCGGAAACTGCCGATCATTACAGGGCGTGCAAAAATAAATTGCGGGAAGACGAAGAAGCGGGAAGGCTGATTGAACGCTTTGCGAAAATGAAGGCCAAATACGAAGAAGTTCAACGGTTCGGGAAATATCATCCCGAGTTTGACAGCGTGACGAAACAAGTCCGTGAAGTGAAACGGGAACTCGACATGAACGAAGTGGTCGCCGCTTTCAAAAAAGCCGAAGAAGAACTTGAAGCGTTGTGCAACGAACTGTCGCAAATTATTGCTTTCGCGGTTTCCCCGAAAATCAAAGTGCCGACGGGGAATCCGTTTTTCGACAACATGCGTTGCAGCGGGGGATGCGGTGCAGGCGGTAAATGCAATTGTCGTTAA